One genomic region from Sorangium aterium encodes:
- a CDS encoding acetyl-CoA C-acetyltransferase encodes MRDVFIVDAVRTPRGRGKAGKGALSGVHPQELLAQTLNRLAAKTGIRKQDVEDVVVGCVTQAGEQGACIARTAILAAGWPDAVTGVTVNRFCGSGAQAVNFAAMGVMSGQQEVAIGGGVESMSRVPMGSDGAPLDGNNLALRKKLAMVPQGISADLIATIEGFSREDVDRFALESQRKAERAAGEERFAKSLFTVVDLDGKPLLDRDEHPRAGATMEALAKLEPAFASLGSTPMGPAGETVDALALARYPQVASIQHVHTAGNSSGIVDGAAAVLLASGDYVKAHGLAPRARIRATATAGAEPVIMLTAPAPASDRALKKAGMQARDVDLWEINEAFAAVPLQTARKLGIDLDRVNVNGGAIALGHPLGATGACLIGTALDELERAGKATGLITLCIGGGMGVATIIERV; translated from the coding sequence ATGCGAGACGTCTTCATCGTGGATGCCGTTCGCACGCCGCGCGGCCGAGGCAAGGCGGGCAAGGGAGCGCTCTCGGGCGTGCACCCGCAAGAGCTCCTCGCGCAAACGCTCAATCGCCTCGCCGCGAAGACCGGCATCCGCAAGCAGGACGTCGAGGATGTGGTCGTCGGGTGCGTGACGCAGGCGGGCGAGCAGGGGGCGTGCATCGCGCGCACCGCCATCCTCGCGGCCGGCTGGCCGGACGCCGTGACCGGCGTGACCGTCAACCGCTTCTGCGGCTCGGGCGCGCAGGCGGTGAACTTCGCGGCGATGGGGGTCATGTCCGGCCAGCAGGAGGTCGCCATCGGCGGCGGCGTCGAGAGCATGTCGCGCGTGCCGATGGGCTCGGACGGCGCGCCCCTCGACGGGAACAACCTCGCCCTCCGCAAGAAGCTCGCGATGGTCCCGCAGGGCATCTCGGCGGACCTCATCGCCACGATCGAGGGCTTCTCGCGCGAGGACGTCGACCGCTTCGCGCTGGAGAGCCAGCGCAAGGCCGAGCGGGCGGCCGGCGAGGAGCGCTTCGCGAAGAGCCTCTTCACGGTCGTCGATCTCGACGGCAAGCCGCTGCTCGACAGGGACGAGCACCCGCGCGCCGGGGCGACGATGGAGGCCCTCGCGAAGCTCGAGCCCGCGTTCGCCAGCCTCGGGTCGACGCCGATGGGCCCCGCCGGCGAGACCGTGGATGCGCTGGCGCTGGCGCGCTATCCGCAGGTGGCGTCGATCCAGCACGTCCACACGGCGGGCAACTCGAGCGGCATCGTGGACGGGGCGGCGGCCGTGCTGCTCGCCTCCGGCGACTACGTGAAGGCGCACGGGCTCGCCCCGCGGGCGAGGATCCGCGCCACGGCGACGGCCGGCGCCGAGCCGGTGATCATGCTGACGGCCCCTGCGCCTGCGTCGGACCGCGCGCTCAAGAAGGCGGGCATGCAGGCGCGCGACGTCGATCTCTGGGAGATCAACGAGGCGTTCGCGGCGGTGCCGCTGCAGACGGCGCGCAAGCTCGGCATCGACCTCGACCGCGTCAACGTGAACGGCGGCGCGATCGCGCTCGGGCACCCGCTCGGCGCGACCGGGGCCTGCCTGATCGGGACGGCGCTCGACGAGCTGGAGCGCGCCGGCAAGGCGACCGGGCTGATCACGCTGTGCATCGGCGGAGGGATGGGCGTGGCCACCATCATCGAGCGGGTGTGA
- the orn gene encoding oligoribonuclease, whose product MTDRSQRMVWVDLEMTGLDESSCAIVEIATIVTEPDLTVVAEGPCLVIHQPESVLAGMSDFVRDLHERSGLLERIRASTLSVGDAESQTRAFLEAHCDKGTAVLCGNSVWKDRAFLQRYMPELLSFLHYRIVDVSTLKELVRRWYPTRAAPRKREIHRALDDIRESIEELRWYRASVFQPLPGNELR is encoded by the coding sequence ATGACGGACCGGTCGCAGCGCATGGTGTGGGTCGATCTCGAGATGACGGGGCTCGACGAGAGCTCGTGTGCGATCGTGGAAATCGCGACCATCGTTACGGAGCCCGACCTGACCGTGGTCGCCGAGGGGCCGTGCCTCGTCATCCACCAGCCGGAGAGCGTCCTGGCGGGGATGAGCGACTTCGTCCGCGATCTCCACGAGCGCTCGGGCCTCCTCGAGCGCATCCGCGCGTCCACGCTCTCGGTCGGCGACGCGGAGTCCCAGACGCGGGCGTTCCTCGAGGCGCACTGCGACAAGGGAACGGCCGTGCTGTGCGGCAACTCCGTGTGGAAGGACCGCGCCTTCCTGCAGCGCTACATGCCGGAGCTCCTCTCCTTCCTGCACTACCGCATCGTGGATGTCTCGACCCTCAAGGAGCTCGTGCGCCGCTGGTACCCGACGCGCGCCGCGCCCAGGAAGCGCGAGATCCACCGCGCGCTCGACGACATCCGCGAGTCGATCGAGGAGCTCAGGTGGTACCGGGCGAGCGTGTTCCAGCCGCTCCCTGGGAACGAGCTCCGCTGA
- a CDS encoding cation diffusion facilitator family transporter, translating to MSRSGAVMEVRDEHEGASHEHRHGRGARRGEGHDHGHHHAPGSDHGHDHDHGDPHHHDHSHDLRRAPLRRLIAAFALTASFLVVEAAVGWWSKSLALLADAGHMLADAAALGIAIIAQRIAAQARTRERTYGFRRAEVLAAFANGVALALTAIWIFIEAAHRWHAPQAVHAEALAITAALGLIVNVVAALLLSTGEHGHNINTRAALAHVVSDALGSIGAIAAGVLILSFGWTRADPVISAAIGALVLWGGWRLVRDTSRVLMEGSPIEIDLAHVEDTIRSVPGVVDFHDLHVWSISDGFNVLTVHVVLAKGHHGTNVAAAVARRLREKHALNHCTIQPEPLQEEHLVTLRRPGAEAPRGDGPAGDRSGA from the coding sequence GTGAGCCGCTCCGGCGCGGTGATGGAGGTGCGCGATGAGCACGAGGGCGCGTCTCACGAGCACCGGCACGGGCGCGGCGCTCGGCGCGGCGAGGGGCACGATCACGGGCATCACCACGCTCCAGGGAGCGATCACGGCCACGACCACGACCACGGCGACCCGCACCACCATGACCACAGCCACGATCTCCGGCGCGCGCCGCTCCGCCGGCTGATCGCGGCGTTCGCGCTCACGGCGTCGTTCCTGGTCGTCGAGGCGGCGGTCGGGTGGTGGTCGAAGAGCCTCGCCCTGCTGGCCGACGCGGGCCACATGCTCGCGGACGCCGCGGCGCTCGGCATCGCCATCATCGCCCAGCGCATCGCGGCGCAGGCGCGGACGCGCGAGCGGACGTACGGATTCCGGCGCGCGGAGGTGCTCGCGGCCTTCGCCAACGGCGTCGCGCTCGCGCTGACGGCGATCTGGATCTTCATCGAGGCGGCCCACCGTTGGCATGCGCCCCAGGCGGTGCACGCCGAAGCGCTGGCGATCACCGCGGCGCTGGGGCTCATCGTGAACGTGGTCGCGGCGCTGCTGCTCTCGACCGGCGAGCACGGGCACAACATCAACACGCGGGCCGCGCTGGCGCACGTGGTGTCGGACGCGCTCGGCTCGATCGGCGCCATCGCGGCGGGCGTGCTCATCCTCTCCTTCGGCTGGACGCGGGCCGATCCCGTGATCAGCGCGGCCATCGGCGCCCTCGTGCTCTGGGGCGGCTGGCGGCTCGTGCGCGACACGTCCCGCGTGCTCATGGAGGGCAGCCCGATCGAGATCGATCTCGCCCACGTCGAGGACACCATCCGGAGCGTGCCCGGCGTCGTCGACTTCCACGATCTGCACGTCTGGTCGATCTCCGACGGCTTCAACGTGCTCACCGTGCACGTGGTCCTCGCCAAGGGGCACCACGGAACGAACGTGGCCGCCGCTGTGGCCCGGCGGCTGCGCGAGAAGCACGCGCTCAACCACTGCACGATCCAGCCGGAGCCGCTCCAGGAAGAGCACCTGGTGACGCTCAGGCGGCCGGGCGCCGAGGCGCCGCGCGGGGACGGGCCCGCGGGCGACCGGAGCGGCGCTTAG
- a CDS encoding serine/threonine protein kinase: protein MVILGQEFAGYTIVASLDSPAPAEAYRALDADGREVTLYVQEGMGTEADAFRGALERLLSLSAGVHGIVPVIAGGMEGDAGWIAARQSDDPSVEDLLPRLRSVAYELVVDVARTLGAAHALGLSHGDLGPHTVVVTGQGAAVLRAFGLHLLFGAPEDAMADAARYRAPELFDSRAIDERTDVYGLGMLLYCLLGGQRPFDGRDDLDVCALDEVPPPLGGVSAQVNEALTRALAKDPDARFQTVHELMAAVRPLLVAAAPLAGGAPPPRAARPQAAGAPSLQESAPDTERSVPAPASRNTLPTGTFPPEAMRHPVVEIAAPRSRNNVLLAGGALLLVALTSAAVAVPLSSYIAQRGTPLPPAEPPAHASGSHRDESTASPAQCDPGASEAVGPSVEAPVTKSGATHRVEPAPLVATPAVEAKGSPGPRWYGDQLF from the coding sequence ATGGTGATCCTGGGGCAGGAGTTCGCGGGCTACACCATCGTCGCGAGCCTCGACTCTCCCGCTCCGGCGGAGGCGTATCGCGCGCTCGACGCGGATGGCCGCGAGGTGACGCTCTATGTCCAGGAGGGCATGGGCACCGAGGCCGATGCGTTCCGCGGCGCGCTGGAGAGGCTCCTCTCGCTGTCTGCGGGGGTGCACGGCATCGTGCCTGTGATCGCGGGCGGGATGGAGGGAGACGCGGGGTGGATCGCTGCCCGGCAGAGCGACGATCCCTCGGTGGAGGATCTGCTGCCCCGGCTTCGCTCCGTCGCGTACGAGCTCGTCGTCGACGTCGCGCGGACGCTCGGCGCGGCGCACGCGCTGGGGCTCTCGCACGGGGATCTCGGCCCGCACACGGTGGTGGTCACCGGTCAAGGCGCCGCGGTCCTGAGGGCGTTCGGACTGCACCTGCTGTTCGGGGCGCCCGAGGACGCCATGGCGGACGCGGCGCGGTACCGGGCGCCGGAGCTCTTCGACTCGCGTGCGATCGATGAACGAACCGACGTCTACGGGCTCGGCATGCTGCTGTATTGCCTCCTCGGGGGTCAGCGCCCGTTCGACGGCCGCGACGATCTGGATGTGTGCGCGCTCGACGAGGTGCCGCCGCCGCTCGGGGGGGTGTCGGCCCAGGTGAACGAGGCGTTGACCCGGGCGCTCGCCAAGGACCCTGACGCGCGATTCCAGACGGTCCACGAGCTCATGGCCGCCGTGCGGCCGCTGCTCGTTGCCGCGGCGCCGCTCGCGGGGGGCGCTCCGCCGCCGAGGGCGGCGCGCCCGCAAGCAGCGGGGGCCCCGTCGCTGCAGGAGTCGGCGCCGGATACGGAGCGGAGCGTGCCCGCTCCGGCGTCCCGCAACACGCTGCCCACCGGGACCTTCCCTCCGGAGGCCATGCGGCACCCCGTCGTCGAGATCGCCGCACCGCGCTCGCGCAACAACGTCCTGCTGGCCGGTGGAGCGCTGCTGCTCGTCGCGTTGACGAGCGCCGCCGTCGCGGTGCCGTTGAGCTCGTACATCGCCCAACGGGGGACACCGCTCCCGCCGGCCGAGCCGCCGGCGCACGCAAGTGGTTCACATCGCGATGAGTCGACAGCCTCACCGGCACAGTGCGACCCCGGCGCCTCGGAGGCGGTAGGTCCTTCCGTCGAGGCGCCGGTGACGAAGTCCGGGGCGACGCACCGTGTCGAGCCGGCCCCGCTGGTCGCGACTCCGGCCGTGGAAGCCAAGGGCAGCCCCGGGCCACGGTGGTACGGCGACCAGCTTTTCTAA
- a CDS encoding Hsp70 family protein — translation MAARPLYVGIDLGTTNSTAAAFDGEKVTLVRNSQGATLTPSVVRIDARGTITVGARARRFLESDPQNTRAEFKRLMGTAQPIEFAAAKVAKKPEELAAEVLRSLRADVAEHLGVLPASAVISVPALFELPQSAATSEAARRAGFERVELIQEPVASALAAGWTAEESTGSWLVYDLGGGTFDVSLLETRDGLLRVVGHDGDNFLGGRDFDWAIVDWALAEIARTQGATVSRADPRHAAALRKLKLAVEEIKIELTRAEEAALAVPAAFEVDGAPVDVDLVLRRSTLDALCAPIIDRSIGVCRRLLAAHGLDASQLARVVLVGGPTVMPALRERVREALGAPFGEGLDPMTLVAQGASIYAATAGLDARASSAGARSKEEGRRLWLQYPAMSSDLTPHVVGRVMEGPGAAPERIRLAREGDGWTSAEAPLDAEGAFVVTVDLLPRRPNVFNVEASAAGGARVPVHPQTITIVQGLTIGDPPLSRTIGVALADNSVRVYFERGAPLPARRTFVHHSVESVPKGSSACVLKIPVVQGELDVAHLCRVVGALEIDGSGLTATLPAGSAIELTLELDRGGHLSARALIPSQGLVFERVAHLLVPEAAPEVLDASLAAMRERLAAVRQAALRRDAPHALGKVTYVECALAEVERDAAAARGGDADAGQKARRALLELDVLLEQAEADKRWPELDAEAQAAVANASTWISQLGSSTEKALLEEAAQGVARARAEKNQVELQRQLRLVRNLSSAAFHRHPKAWEWMFEDAASEAHQASDLVRAQRLVRDGRGAAGRGDTAALRTITEELWRLLPVDAQKRRLGHESGVR, via the coding sequence ATGGCTGCACGCCCGCTTTACGTCGGCATCGACCTCGGCACCACGAACTCGACCGCCGCCGCCTTCGACGGCGAGAAGGTCACCCTCGTCAGGAACTCCCAGGGCGCGACGCTCACCCCGAGCGTCGTGCGGATCGACGCGCGCGGGACGATCACGGTCGGCGCGCGCGCGCGCCGGTTCCTGGAGAGCGATCCGCAGAACACCCGCGCTGAGTTCAAGCGGCTGATGGGGACGGCCCAGCCGATCGAGTTCGCGGCGGCGAAGGTCGCGAAGAAGCCCGAGGAGCTCGCCGCCGAGGTGCTGCGCTCCCTGCGCGCCGACGTCGCGGAGCACCTCGGGGTCCTGCCGGCCTCGGCGGTGATCTCCGTGCCCGCGCTCTTCGAGCTGCCCCAGAGCGCGGCGACGTCGGAGGCGGCGCGGCGGGCGGGGTTCGAGCGCGTCGAGCTGATCCAGGAGCCTGTGGCCTCGGCGCTGGCCGCCGGCTGGACGGCCGAGGAGTCCACGGGCAGCTGGCTCGTCTACGACCTCGGCGGCGGGACGTTCGACGTCTCCCTGCTCGAGACGCGCGACGGGCTGCTGCGCGTCGTCGGGCACGACGGCGACAACTTCCTCGGCGGGCGCGATTTCGACTGGGCGATCGTCGACTGGGCGCTCGCCGAGATCGCGCGCACCCAGGGCGCGACCGTGAGCCGCGCCGACCCGCGGCACGCCGCCGCGCTCCGCAAGCTCAAGCTCGCGGTCGAGGAGATCAAGATCGAGCTCACCCGCGCCGAGGAGGCGGCGCTCGCGGTGCCCGCGGCGTTCGAGGTGGACGGCGCGCCCGTCGACGTCGACCTTGTCCTGCGGAGGTCCACGCTCGACGCGCTCTGCGCGCCGATCATCGACCGCTCGATCGGGGTGTGCCGGCGGCTGCTCGCGGCGCACGGGCTCGATGCGTCGCAGCTCGCGCGCGTCGTGCTCGTGGGCGGGCCGACGGTGATGCCGGCGCTGCGCGAGCGCGTCCGGGAGGCGCTCGGCGCGCCCTTCGGCGAGGGGCTCGACCCGATGACCCTCGTCGCGCAGGGCGCCTCGATCTACGCGGCGACGGCGGGGCTCGACGCGCGGGCCTCCTCCGCGGGCGCGCGATCCAAGGAGGAGGGTCGTCGGCTGTGGCTCCAGTACCCGGCCATGTCGAGCGATCTCACGCCCCACGTTGTCGGCCGCGTCATGGAGGGGCCGGGGGCCGCGCCCGAGCGGATCCGGCTCGCGCGCGAGGGCGACGGGTGGACGAGCGCCGAGGCCCCGCTCGACGCCGAGGGGGCGTTCGTGGTGACCGTCGACCTGCTCCCGCGCCGGCCGAACGTCTTCAACGTCGAGGCGAGCGCGGCCGGCGGCGCGAGGGTGCCGGTGCACCCGCAGACGATCACGATCGTCCAGGGGCTCACGATCGGCGATCCGCCGCTGTCGCGCACGATCGGGGTCGCGCTCGCGGACAACTCCGTGCGCGTCTACTTCGAGCGGGGCGCGCCGCTGCCGGCCCGGCGGACGTTCGTGCACCACAGCGTGGAGAGCGTCCCGAAGGGCTCCAGCGCGTGCGTGCTGAAGATCCCCGTCGTGCAGGGCGAGCTCGACGTCGCGCACCTCTGCCGCGTGGTCGGGGCGCTCGAGATCGACGGGAGCGGGCTCACCGCGACCCTGCCCGCGGGCTCGGCGATCGAGCTGACGCTCGAGCTCGATCGGGGCGGGCACCTCTCGGCGCGCGCGCTGATCCCGTCGCAGGGGCTGGTGTTCGAGCGCGTCGCGCACCTCCTCGTCCCCGAGGCGGCGCCGGAGGTGCTCGACGCCTCGCTCGCGGCCATGCGCGAGCGGCTCGCGGCGGTGCGCCAGGCCGCCCTGCGCAGGGACGCGCCGCACGCGCTCGGCAAGGTCACGTACGTGGAGTGCGCGCTCGCCGAGGTGGAGCGCGACGCCGCCGCGGCGCGCGGCGGCGACGCCGACGCGGGGCAGAAGGCGCGGCGCGCGCTGCTCGAGCTCGACGTCCTGCTCGAGCAGGCCGAGGCCGACAAGCGCTGGCCGGAGCTCGACGCCGAGGCCCAGGCCGCCGTCGCGAACGCGTCGACGTGGATCTCCCAGCTCGGCTCGAGCACCGAGAAGGCGCTCCTCGAGGAGGCCGCGCAGGGCGTGGCGCGGGCGCGCGCCGAGAAGAACCAGGTCGAGCTGCAGCGGCAGCTCCGCCTGGTCCGCAACCTGAGCAGCGCGGCGTTCCACCGCCACCCGAAGGCGTGGGAGTGGATGTTCGAGGACGCCGCCTCCGAGGCGCACCAGGCCTCGGATCTGGTCCGCGCGCAGCGGCTCGTGCGCGACGGGCGCGGCGCGGCGGGGCGCGGCGACACGGCGGCGCTCCGGACGATCACCGAGGAGCTCTGGCGCCTCCTGCCGGTCGACGCGCAGAAGCGCAGGCTCGGCCACGAGTCCGGGGTGCGGTGA